From the genome of Solanum dulcamara chromosome 12, daSolDulc1.2, whole genome shotgun sequence:
GGTCTTTATTCTCTTCCGGTTACAAATGATGATATTCCCCATTGAATTATTTCTTTCTACAGCTTGATGTTTGTCAGTTTCCAAATTGTAAGTAGTTAGAGAGTttctacaaatattttttttgagtgaAGAGTAAAGAGAGCTGTTACTGTTTCCTTATTAGTTGCTTTGTTTCTCCACTGCCGTTTCCCTTTTTCATACCTACTTTGATATGTTGTACTcgagctgagggtctttcgaaaacaacctctttaCTTCCATGAGGTAGGAGTATGGTCTGCGTACTCTCTACCCTCCATAGatctcacttgtgggatttcccTGTGTATGTTGTGTTGTTGTCATAGTAAGGGAGTTGTTATATTAGCACAGACAAATTGGCAAGGTTGTATTCTTTGATCTGCTAAAAAATCAAGGAAGCTTCTAGAGCAGTTATGCGTGCCTTTGCTTCATATGTTAATATAAATGTTCGTGACTTCATTAAAGTGATACAAGTGTTCATGTTTCCCTGGATCAAtatcttgaatatttttttttttgataatgaaaaatatattgaatattTCATTATGAGGTTTAGTATTGGACGGCTTAGAGTTCCCTTTTAGAGTGGCAGTTAGTACTCAGGATGGTATCCTTTCTGTGCAAGAATCTTATGGTACGTGTAGCTGGAACCCTTACACGCAAATGTGCCCTCCCACACGTGTTGGAACTCTGGTTGCTATGTCAGCATCTCTGTTCAGTACAGAGCTAGACGGCTACTGGGCTTTGGCTTTCTTATTTTTCTGCCGACCTAATGCCATTAGTAGTTTTCTTTCATGTGCTTCTTCTTGAAGTTTTTCATGAGTTTCTAGTCTCTTCCTTTTGTTAGTTGCAGTTCCCATGTTCTGTGGTTGTGAACTCTGCTCCTCAATCAACACAGCTTTACTCAGTTTTTTTCCCACTTTCTTGGCACCAATTGTGCCTCAACATTCTCTTCTCCCGATTCATTAACTAAACACCTAGACGGCTGTGTGTTTTCCTTTGTGGTCCTCTTCTGGTGGTATTCGACTGGTTTAGGGACTTTCTGTTTCTTACCTTTAGTAGTGTCTGAAGCCTCCTTCATTGGATCATAATCTGAGTTATCACTACCTGAACCTCTAGTCATTTACTTGACCTTGTCGATTTTGGTTATCTTGCTCATTTATGTCCCTGTTCATGGGCATGCTAAGGAGCATGTTAGGTATCAACCTTTGTGCAAAACTAATTTGCTTTTGCCTAAGTGTAATGATTTGCACTCTTGAAACCCACCTAAGCGTGCTAGGTTGCACGACTCACTGACCCCCGCGTGGAAATTTTTTCTTACTGCCTCAGTTTCCGTGCTGCCAAATCTGGATGCTTACTAATCACTCTAGGAAGTGTGCTAAGCACCAACCTATGCGCGGAGAATTATGCTCACTGTCCAACCACTAGTCTTGCTAGCCTAGGCGCACTAGGTAGAGTGCTAGGCGCTAACCGTAGAAAGCAAAGGCTTGCTCACTGCCCACAAAATGTGATTCATACAAAAACAGCAAAGATTAAACAAAAGTAAAGCACTATATAGAAATTAAAGacaaggaagaaagaaaaaaattcagtTAAGTACGAAAGCGACTTAAAATGCTTGTGTTGCCTTCCAAGAAGGGTAATTTAACATCGTGGCACGCCGATGCCATGTTTCACAAGTCGGATAAGGATATGGAGGCTTTGTGATGCTCCATATCACCTCCCTAATAGTGATTCATCCTTTTCCCATTAACAAAAAATGTCTTATTCGACCCTGGCGCATGCAACTCAACAACCCCGTGCAGCGTGACAGTATCACCTCAAATGAACCCGACCACCACGACCTTAACTTTCGATGGAAAAGCTTCAGTCTCCTATTGAATAAGAGTACCAATTGGCCCCACTTGAACTCACGATACTAGATGTGTTTGTCATGCCACACCACTTGGTTTTCTCCTTATGCATCTTCACATTTTCATAGGGGTGCAACCTAAACTCATCCAACTAGTGCAACTTTAGCATGCGTTTCTCACCCTCTAGTTCCATATCCAAGTTGAGTTTTTTGATCACCCATATGCATGTGTTCCAATTCAATTAGCAGATGGCACGCTTTTCCATAAACCAACCTATAAGGTGAGGTCTGAATTGGCCTTCTATATGCTGTTCGATACACCCACAGAGCGTCATCCAACTTCATAGCCCAATCTTTCGTTGTCGCGCTCACCGTCTTCTTAAGTATCATTTAATTTTCTTGGCCAAAATTCTATCAGTTGGTCCTTCAAAGAGCAGAAGACTGTAGCTCGCTCCTCAACAGAGGCCGAATATATAGCAGTTTCCAATGCCTTTGCTGAAACATTTTGGATGAATAATATATTGCTTGAGATGCGCTTTCTAGTCAAAGAGGTCCCACTATTTACTGTAATAACATTCGTGTCACACTGTCACTTCTTTGAGTGAGAATCGGTAGCATGAAACATGCTGAGGTGGACTTAGATTTTTCGCGCAAATATATCCAACAAAAACTGGTTCGAGTTGTTCATGTCCATGTTGCCGATCAATTAGCTGATACACTCACAAAAGTGCTCGTCCAGCATCACAATTTGTTCTAGGCTTAGTAACACATAGcctgactttttttttttttggggggggggggggggggaaggggGGAGTATTAGAACACATATTTCTTGTTATTAGTTCTTATCCActaaaattagtttatttttatcttttgtgTTCTAGATTAGAAATAGGCTTTAAGAGTTATCTTTCCGGTAGATAGGTTTGCTGGTATTTTGATTAGCACAAGTCTCCTAATACAAGGACTACTTTTAGAAAGGTGGTCCTTGCAAACATGTAGTTACTCATTGTGATGTTCAATACAATATACAGTTTCCACTACTACTCAATGTGTTCATCAATATATTCACATATTCATTATTTCCTCAAGAACAAGGTGAGAAGCACATACTGCTTAAGTCCCATACTACAACTCAAGTCAGCACAAAAATGATGATTGGTCATACTGTATATAGGTATCTAATCTTTCAAGACatgaaaaagttatttttaagtGAGCTCAAGAACTAAGCACCCACTCCACATCAGCTCCTTGGAGGCATTTGATCTCGGGTTGCTTCCAAATCTCAGAGATAAGCCCACAACTAAGAGTGGGAAAGATAGTATGTTTGTTGCCTTCTCCAGCTTCTTGTGGTCTTTCCCAGCCTTACCTTCTGCTGGGTACTTTACCACGATCATTGGGGGAACAATACCTAATCCCGAAGATGCTCCAGAATCTTTTCGATTGCTCGTTCGAGAACTACGATCTTTAGCTCTGGATCATGTCCGCCTTCAAAATGAAGTGAAAACGGTTGTTGATTGCTTCTCGAGAATAGATCCATGTAACAAAAGGTGATGGTGCCACCAATTTGTTCTTTCAAGAAGGTATACCAAGGTCCGTTGTGAGTGATTGAGATATCCaattttgagttatttttggagAACTCTATGGACTAAATTAGGAACCTGTTTGTTCTTTTGTACAACTCATCTATGGGCATATAATAGGACCATTCTTAGTACAACAGATCATTCTGCTTCTGAATTGGTACATGGTTTCAATCCTTGTATCTCCTTTAGATTTACTTCCCATTTCCACTAATGACATTTTGGGTGTTGATGGCAAAGCTAAGTCCGGATTGATGAAGAAATTACATGAGGATGTATGACAACATCTTGAGATCAAGAATGATGCCTATGCTTCCAATGTCAATCAATGGAAAAGACATGGTATTCCAACAGGTGATTGGGTATAGGTACATTTGAAAAAGGAGAGATTTCTATCAAAAAGGAAGACAAAGCTTGATCAAAGGGGCGATGGGCCATTATAAGTTGTTGTAAGGATCAATGACAACGCCTACAAGCTTGATTTATCTGGTGAATATGGTGTTAGTTTtacctttaatttttttgacttatCTTCAAGAGGAGAGATGATGCATATCTAGAGGCTAAGTGAATCCTTAAAGTAGACCGTTTACGAGGATCTAAGATAATAAATAAGCAAATTTTCCTTCTTGTATCAGAGGGAATCAAATAAGCAAATCCAAGGCCAATTATTCTTTCTTGTATCAGAGGGATCTTGTATCAAGAACTCTTGTTTAGGTCACTTTCCTTAGAGGCTAACTATTAGGAGTTGGAAGAAATGAACTTTGAGCCTAATTCAACTCCAAAAGGTAGGTAGCTCATGAGGTAACGTTTGTCCAAGACCATATAAAGTGAACAACAACTCATCCCTCAACCAATGTAGAACACTTAACAAGGGACATTTTTGTGCTTTTGGCTCTTGAGTTGTCATAACTCATaactataaatactcattttaTTTGTGTTCTTTCTCTTTAGAATGAATTTAGATGAAGAAAACCCTTGCTGGAGCTTAGAGTATCTTAGTTCTTCTTGGCAACTTAAAAGTCTCTGTTAATGTAAGATTGATGTAGATTTAGTTCCTCTTGTAGTTTAGTATGTTTGTTTCGTTTAGCTATTGTAAGCGTTGGAATTTCAATACTTTGATTTACTTGAGAGTTGATTTCTCCATTGAAGTTGGTTGTTCTGCATTGGTTTCTCCTCTTTTTGTACTTCAACTTCCAAATTTGCATCATAAGAAAGGCACATATAGTTTCGACTCATAACAAGAACTTATTGAAAAAAGGCCTTAAGGGGACGCTCATTAGTTTCCATTTTCATCGAGTGAGTTAGCCTCTTAAGCTCATTTGTGCAGACAATTTATTAGTGTGAGAATGATTTCTTACCGTTGTTCGGATGTGGACAAAGAGGTTTATAGAGAAAAAGGACTGAATTCTTATCCAAAGAGGAAAGGAATTCTTCCATCATTAGTGGAATTCCGTATTATCTGTTTGTGGagtataattttcaaataaaaaagtgAATTGCATACCTGTTTCCATTTGACACGTAAGTGACATGTAATCTTCTTTATTGCACGCAGGAATGCTTTCATGCTTGTGTAGCTGGCTGTGGATACAAGGTCAGTTTGTGTTATTGACATAATCTTCGGAGTTTATTTTCTAAGTAGTCGTACTAAATGAACTGTCAAAGTAATTGTAAAAGAAATTAAACTGGATCGAGATACTCTCATTTGTAGATACAATACGTTATTGTAATTCTTTTGGTAGCAAGGAATAACCTACTATCGTGACCAATGTTCATTGAGACCCTTGTGTCAGCGAGAAAATTGTTGCAATTTCTCAAATCAAAACACAAAGGATAGCATTCTGCTGCTTTATATTGGGTTTTCCCCTATTTTAGGCTTTGTTGGACATGATCCCAAAAGGTTTCTGCTTCAAAAGTTATTGAGGGCTGATAATGAGTGAAATTCAAGATATTAAAAGCATGGATATGGTGAAGTGTGGTTATGGAAAGAGTAGCTAAGTGAAAGTAGCACCTCACGTTTACTCTGTGCTGCCCCTCTGATTGTGAGGGATTAGGAAGAAATAAGtacaagaaaaacaaatttatattgttaaagCAACTTTATGTTGACATAAGTACGAGTGTTGGTTATGGATATGATTTGACATGGATACTTAATTCGTTATTGTATTCAAAGAATATCAAATATTCATACCGTTGTTATGGGTACATCTGGATGAATGAAGAATCTGTGTCATAAACTAGTTCACTGCCGATTTTATTCACTTGTTCATTTCATCTGAAACCGTGCTGATATATTATGCTGCACTGCATGTTCTTCCTTTTCTCTACTATAGCTTGCTATATATATTTCTAGTTTCTTGTTAGATGactttgttgttggttgtgCAGTTTGATGTTCCTTCCCAAAAAGTCGATCAAATCCATCCAAGCAGGCCTCCGCAACCTCCTCCCAAAGAGAAGCTGACCATAGCTGCTGTGAAAAGATTACTACCCCGGGACTCCAACCAAACAATTGATGACATACCTGGGACATCCGCGTAGCATTATCAGATCTAACAATTTAGGCAAGCTGGAATACATTCGTTTTGTTAGGATCACAAACATTAGTCTAAATTTTATCACAAGTAGTAATTTAGGCTCTTGCAGTCATAGACAAGTGTTTGATATTATCATGAGAAAAACTTATCTACAACTTGGCTAAAAATGTAATCTCATTACACCATGCATCTAAGCATGTAAGTgcttattgaaatattattttaataccaGAACTTTAagattgttgttggttgtctacATTATTGTGATGCTATTTCCAAATGTTTGCAATTTAGCTATtgctatctatctatctatatatataacaaccaCACACCCAGTGAACTCACAAATGGGATTTTGGGAGGCTTGGATATGCGTAGATCTTATCCCTACTTTTGTGGGGaagaggttgtttctgataaaaaaaaaaattatcagcTCCAGTTAGTTGTGGAACTCCTGCTAATCACTGAACATCTTACTTTTGCTATTTTGTAAAAGATTATACTGCACTTACTCTTGAAAAGTTTTGAGAAATTTGCACTTCTTGGTTTAAATATTGATTTTGATCTTTGTGATATTTGGTTAAGTATATTTAAAATGTACGTATTTGATCCTTGTGCTTGTGGATCTTcacaaattattaaattaacTATTTGATCATATAATTAAgggatttaattaattatacattatgttaaatttataccattaatttatataaaagggtaatataatttttaaaacaatCAGAATGTAACAAGTTTTTCATATATAGAAGGAAAGGAAAAGACACATTTTGATTAACTCAAGCTTTAATTTGCTTAATGAAATATCATGAGAACCAAATGCAATTAACCCAAAAGTTTTATACAGATTGTAGACAATGTATGGCTATAATTAGTAATTTAATCTTTGCCCAAAGATCATAGAGGCAATGTTTCTTCACTGTGTCCAAAGTGTTCGATATCCGCTTTGAATCTGATTAATTATGTCTTTTGTGCTAAAAAGTTTCACTTTGAGGGTAAAACACTTCCTATCATAAGCAATTTCATACTCAAGGCTCGAATCAAAAATCTCTTATTAAAGATGGAGTAGTACTATCACTGACTCCATCACGACCTTTAATGATATGGACAAATTCTCAATATTTCAGTTTAGATCTAGTCAatctcttatttattttttctgagATGATTTACCGAtaatttaaagttatgtttataatttataaataaaatagccCCTTTTAAGGCATAAATTGAAGGCCTCAAAATGTGTCATTTCTAGGTCTATCCAAGGCTTCAAAATGTGTcatttcttttccccttttaaGACTAAATGAAGTAAAATAACATTGAAATTCCCATAACACAAGATTTTTTACATGATCAATTACAATTAGAGTTGATGaactatcggaaacaacctcccTACTCAACAAAGGTAAgggtaaggtctacgtacatcctatcctccccagaccccagaATTTCATTGGGTACGTTGTTGTAATTGATGAAGTTAGTCACTTGCTACATCAACTCTATTGCACATGATGACAGAACTCTATTACATTGTTACAAAAGAACCAAGAGTCAAAATAGACAAGAAACATCACATAGTAGCACTGAAAGAATTGGCAAtggagagagagaggaggaCTATCAATGCATCTATTCGGACTTGTTTGCCTTTGTCGACAACTTTCTCTTCATTCTGCTGAAAGGTCCAACTGATCGATCCATTATGTACATGTAGATTACCTGGCTCCAAGATTTGTAAGCATCTAAGTTTTTGTAATATTCCGGTGCAATCTCCTTCACCTTGTAGAGCTTGCTTCCGGGAATTCTTGGAAAATCATGGTGCTCGTTGTGGTATCCTACGCTCCAAGTCATAAGGTTAAGGGGTCCGTAGTAGGAGTATGTCTCCTGCTCAGGCTTGAAGACATAATGCTCGGAGATGAAATGACCAGCCATTGGGTGCATCCCGCCCCCAACAAACGTGGATAGGATTAGATAAGCGAGTGATTTCCAGCCCCAGAAGTAAACCATAGCTCCATCAAGGGATAGCTGGATAGTAAAATTAATGAACTCCCACACACCGGGTGGTTTAGGTTTGAGAAAAAGAGGCCTGAAAGCgtaaaagaaaagttgaaggaTGACCCATATAGATTTTGCTAGAACATTTTTCACGACATGGGCTTCAGCATGGCTCGGGATGTCCATATCAATTCCATCAACTCCTTGGAAGCGATGGTGCTCAAGGTGATACTTTTGGAAGGTAACAGACATGGGCACACCAACGGGAAGGTTGGCAAAAATTCCAAGCCAGCGATTGTAGACTGGAGTAGAGAAAGCGAGGTTGTGACTTAATTCATGAATGGCCAGGAAGAGATTATGGTTCAGAAAAGAGCCAAAAAAGTACGCGACTATCAATATCTTCAGCCAAGTTGCATCATGGAGGAAGGTAGCAGTCCAAAGCTGGAGAAAAACAACTCCTGATATCTGCAGGATCAGAAGTTTGTGATCAACAAAACGAACATTTGAGAGACGGAGAAATTTTATTAGTCTTTAAGAGTACATACAACTTCATGCATAGTTAATATTTAACAAGAATACACAGTGAGCACTCAGTTTAAACGAAACTAGTAGCACCAATCAGTTTCCGTGACCCGTTCCTCATATTTTAGACAGATTCAATAACTAGTAATTTCTGCAATAACATCTACTGTTGTCCTACCAACGAATCTAGTTAGGAAGGCTTAATTGCATACATATGAATGAGTAAAAGGTTATGACATGATCAGGCCAAAGTTACAGGAATTTTCTGTTGTCACCATCGTTTAAGCTTTCTTAGAAAAGACATCTGGAACCGAACATTGTATTATCATATAACattaaaaaaaagggcagcccggtgcactaaagctcccgctatgtgcggggtccggggaagggcctgaccacaagggtctattgtacgcagccttgccatTGTATAACATTATCAATCAAAATGTTGGACTTTGTAGACAAGGGATTTGATCATACCATTGTATAAACAGGGGGGAAAGAAAGGAGAGGAACTCGAGTCATTAATAGAATACCATATCCTGATTTGATTTTCAATTTCTAAATTGAATCACTTGGAAGAAATTTCAACTGAGTATATGATTAGTCTCATGTTCCATATTGTTAAGGTCAATTAttaaaccatccatttcatcGACAATCAAAACACATAAAATCACACAGCATTAATCTCttgtaaaaccatgaaaatgaCACCAGAAAACCAAGGAAAACGCGATAGGTAGGGTACAAGTATGGCAATCATTTGTAGAAAAAATTCACATAGGAGCAATCCAGATAAGATTGTAACCAGAAGAACTCGATCATCATAAACAAAAacattcttctattttttcaggaaaagagaaaaagagaggatTCTAAATCATCTTTAAAGAAAAGTTAAAAGTTTGAAACACTACTATGtgttcctttattttatttaattttggttTCTCATCCGGTGTTCAGTAACTGCATTAGAACCCAACTAGATCCAGATTTGCACCAAGAAATCTCTAATGTGAGATATACCTCTTCCTAACAAAGGTGACTCCATACCCGAGACCTTTAGGCTCATTCTGGAAGCAAATTCCttcaaaaaacaaaataaaaggaTTCTAATCCACATAGATTTACCCCTACACCTTAAAAATAATGCCTAATCCAAAGAAAAAAGCTAAAACCCACAATTCTattcaacaaaacaaatatcCTTGATAACACCAATGAAGCatacatttaaaaaaaagaaacaaaaatcaatcaaaatgAAAACCCAAAACCAAGTACGCCGGATAAAGTGGGATATCTCATCATTAAgattgacattaaaattatactCTGTTTGGTTATATTCCCATCAAACTTGAGATTATTTTATCTCACCTCCATTGTAATCCCAATCCCAAGACAATTTAGTCCCCGAACCAAATAACCCcaaaagattcaatttttaacCCCATCCACCCAAAATTATCCCAGATCTAAGATAACCCACAAAGCAAAATTAATAACAGAACAAATTTATACCTTGAGAAAAGCAAAAGGGTCAGGTCCAAAAAGCTGTTTGATTTGAGGGTACTGAGAGAGGATCTGTCTTCTACGAGAAGCATGAGGTTCATCTGTATATGACCAAAAGAAATCATTAGCCATTCTTACTCCTTCttccttctcttctctctttttcccTTCAAATCCCATTTtgcttctctcttttttttcttcttcttctcgttctctctctttctgtttttttgtgtgtgatattttcttgatttcttcttgtACAGCTTGAAAAGCTAAATTAGCGGGCTGGTTTTAGatttaaaataagaatatatataagaatataaTAGGagttcaattaaataattttttttgtgccTGTGAAATTGggtctattatttttatataagatAATATGTTTTCAAAAGatcttatataaatataaatctAATTGAAGCtcctgattttttttattaaattcaaaagTT
Proteins encoded in this window:
- the LOC129877533 gene encoding sphingolipid delta(4)-desaturase DES1-like translates to MGFEGKKREEKEEGVRMANDFFWSYTDEPHASRRRQILSQYPQIKQLFGPDPFAFLKISGVVFLQLWTATFLHDATWLKILIVAYFFGSFLNHNLFLAIHELSHNLAFSTPVYNRWLGIFANLPVGVPMSVTFQKYHLEHHRFQGVDGIDMDIPSHAEAHVVKNVLAKSIWVILQLFFYAFRPLFLKPKPPGVWEFINFTIQLSLDGAMVYFWGWKSLAYLILSTFVGGGMHPMAGHFISEHYVFKPEQETYSYYGPLNLMTWSVGYHNEHHDFPRIPGSKLYKVKEIAPEYYKNLDAYKSWSQVIYMYIMDRSVGPFSRMKRKLSTKANKSE